Proteins co-encoded in one Arthrobacter globiformis genomic window:
- the dusB gene encoding tRNA dihydrouridine synthase DusB, with amino-acid sequence MTVVATPPAPRLELPPLKLGPITVDTPVVLAPMAGITNTAFRRLCREYGGGLYVAEMVTSRALVERTPESLRIISHDDDEKVRSVQLYGVDPVTVGAAVRMLVEEDRADHIDLNFGCPVPKVTRRGGGSALPWKIDLFTSIVQTAVREASKGGIPLTIKMRKGIDDDHLTYLDAGRIARDSGVAAVALHGRTAAQFYSGQADWSAIARLREALPDIPVLGNGDIWSAEDAVRMVRETGIDGVVVGRGCQGRPWLFGDLQAAFEGSDQRHRPGLREVAEGVYRHAELMVETFGNDEYKALREIRKHMAWYFKGYVVGGELRAKLATVPTLEVLRELLDQLDMDMPYPGVDSEGPRGRAGSPKRPALPKDWLLSRQLNEDQSRDIAAAELDVSGG; translated from the coding sequence GTGACTGTTGTAGCAACGCCTCCCGCCCCCCGGCTGGAACTTCCGCCGCTGAAACTCGGCCCCATCACCGTGGACACCCCGGTGGTGCTCGCCCCCATGGCCGGAATCACCAATACCGCCTTCCGCAGGCTCTGCCGTGAATACGGCGGCGGGCTGTACGTGGCGGAGATGGTCACCTCCCGTGCCCTCGTGGAGCGCACGCCGGAATCGCTGCGCATCATCTCCCACGACGACGACGAGAAAGTCCGTTCCGTCCAGCTCTACGGCGTGGACCCCGTCACTGTGGGTGCGGCCGTCCGCATGCTGGTGGAGGAGGACCGGGCGGACCACATCGACCTCAACTTCGGCTGCCCCGTGCCCAAGGTCACGCGGCGCGGCGGCGGTTCGGCTCTGCCCTGGAAGATTGATCTTTTCACCTCCATCGTCCAGACCGCCGTCCGTGAGGCGTCCAAGGGCGGCATTCCCCTGACCATCAAGATGCGCAAGGGCATCGACGATGACCACCTGACTTATCTCGACGCTGGCCGGATCGCGCGTGATTCCGGTGTTGCCGCCGTCGCCCTTCACGGCCGCACGGCGGCTCAGTTCTACTCGGGCCAGGCGGACTGGTCCGCTATCGCCCGCCTGCGGGAGGCGTTGCCGGACATTCCGGTGCTGGGCAACGGCGACATCTGGTCTGCCGAGGACGCCGTCCGCATGGTCCGCGAAACCGGCATCGACGGTGTCGTGGTGGGCCGCGGCTGCCAGGGCCGGCCCTGGCTGTTCGGCGACCTGCAGGCGGCGTTCGAAGGCAGCGACCAACGGCACCGGCCCGGCCTGCGCGAGGTGGCCGAGGGCGTCTACCGGCATGCCGAACTCATGGTCGAAACCTTCGGCAACGACGAATACAAGGCGCTGCGGGAGATCCGCAAGCACATGGCCTGGTACTTCAAGGGCTACGTGGTGGGCGGGGAACTACGGGCGAAACTGGCCACCGTGCCCACACTCGAAGTGCTCCGCGAACTGCTGGACCAGCTGGACATGGACATGCCGTACCCCGGCGTCGACTCTGAAGGGCCGCGCGGGCGTGCCGGTTCACCCAAGAGGCCGGCCCTGCCCAAGGACTGGCTGCTGAGCCGCCAGCTGAACGAGGACCAGTCGCGCGACATCGCCGCGGCGGAACTGGATGTGTCCGGTGGCTGA
- a CDS encoding alpha/beta hydrolase has translation MTLADSFPAPVVLWSKPEEARAGKPLLVLLHGYGANEQDLLSLADMLPDDFAVASVRAPIAMGPGFSWFPLTGSIEYSVDAVKAASAYVLDWLDTVKANHPSVTLLGFSMGMAMATTLLRQRPADFAAVVGLSGFVVNAESDGEFRDAELDGTVPLFWGRDQQDPVITPDKIEYTMGWVRKHVKLTKVLYTGMWHGINAQEVGHVSEFLTHEVLNK, from the coding sequence ATGACTTTAGCCGACTCCTTTCCTGCCCCCGTTGTTCTGTGGTCCAAGCCTGAGGAAGCCCGAGCCGGCAAGCCACTGCTCGTCCTGCTGCACGGCTACGGCGCGAATGAGCAGGACCTCCTCAGCCTGGCTGACATGCTCCCGGACGACTTCGCGGTGGCATCGGTCCGGGCACCCATCGCCATGGGACCGGGTTTTTCCTGGTTCCCGCTGACCGGCTCGATCGAATATTCAGTCGACGCAGTCAAGGCCGCATCAGCGTACGTCCTGGACTGGCTGGACACGGTCAAGGCCAACCACCCGTCCGTCACCCTTCTCGGGTTCTCGATGGGCATGGCCATGGCCACCACGCTGCTTCGGCAGCGGCCCGCTGACTTTGCCGCCGTCGTCGGACTTTCAGGGTTTGTGGTCAATGCGGAGTCCGACGGCGAGTTCCGCGACGCTGAACTGGACGGAACGGTGCCACTGTTCTGGGGCCGGGACCAGCAGGATCCGGTCATCACGCCGGACAAGATCGAATACACCATGGGCTGGGTACGCAAGCACGTAAAGCTGACCAAGGTCCTCTACACCGGCATGTGGCACGGCATCAACGCCCAGGAGGTCGGGCACGTGTCCGAGTTCCTCACCCACGAGGTGCTGAACAAGTAG
- a CDS encoding DMT family transporter: protein MTHAPRLPLAVGLPMAVASGLAIPVQGRINGALGARLGDGIAAAVVSFSTGLILMVIVSLLAPRGRAGLAQILPALREHRFPPYYALAGGIGAFFVFAQSFTVGLLGIALFTVATVTGQTLSGLLVDRLGIGPAGKKSVTGIRVIGCILTIAAVSWAVSPRFAGGAAGATGAAGSAAGAAGSAAGAADPTALLLPIILPVLAGFLMSFQQAMNGTATVHYGTPIAATLVNFVAGTCVLWVAWSIKVAVAGPADPLPGEWWYYLGGPMGCVFIGLGALLVRSLGVLVTGLGMIAGQLLGSLGLDLLVPTPGTVVEAATVLGTLLTLASIVVATLPWPRGAFRR, encoded by the coding sequence ATGACCCATGCACCCCGGCTGCCCCTTGCCGTGGGCCTTCCGATGGCCGTGGCCTCCGGGCTTGCCATCCCCGTCCAGGGGCGGATCAACGGCGCCCTTGGTGCCCGACTCGGGGACGGGATAGCCGCCGCCGTCGTCAGTTTCAGCACCGGGCTTATCCTGATGGTCATCGTGTCCCTGCTGGCTCCGCGCGGACGGGCCGGGCTCGCCCAAATCCTGCCCGCCCTGCGGGAACACCGCTTCCCGCCGTACTACGCGCTCGCAGGCGGCATCGGCGCCTTCTTCGTCTTCGCGCAGTCCTTCACCGTGGGGCTGCTGGGCATCGCTCTTTTCACCGTGGCAACCGTCACCGGACAGACACTCAGCGGCCTGCTCGTGGACCGCCTGGGCATCGGTCCGGCAGGCAAGAAGTCCGTGACCGGCATCCGCGTCATTGGCTGCATCCTCACCATCGCGGCCGTCTCCTGGGCGGTGTCACCCCGGTTCGCAGGCGGCGCTGCGGGCGCTACAGGCGCAGCCGGCAGCGCGGCAGGCGCAGCCGGCAGCGCGGCAGGGGCTGCCGATCCCACAGCGCTCCTGCTGCCGATTATCCTGCCGGTTCTGGCAGGGTTCCTGATGAGCTTCCAGCAGGCCATGAACGGCACCGCCACCGTGCACTATGGGACGCCGATAGCGGCCACGCTGGTGAACTTCGTCGCCGGCACCTGCGTGCTGTGGGTTGCCTGGTCCATCAAGGTGGCCGTCGCCGGGCCGGCCGACCCGCTGCCGGGGGAGTGGTGGTACTACCTCGGCGGCCCCATGGGCTGCGTGTTCATCGGCCTTGGCGCGCTGCTGGTTCGCAGCCTCGGCGTGCTGGTGACCGGACTCGGAATGATCGCCGGGCAGCTCCTGGGGTCGCTCGGCCTCGACCTGCTGGTGCCCACGCCGGGCACCGTGGTGGAGGCTGCCACTGTTCTGGGAACCCTGCTGACCCTCGCCTCCATCGTCGTGGCCACCCTGCCCTGGCCGCGTGGCGCCTTCCGGAGGTGA
- a CDS encoding alpha/beta hydrolase, which produces MNDEVSEDAAVSQRRTDHEAVLTVLAPSGPTRGVALVLHGGKSHSFEPVQARHLSPARMVPFARHLHTAGRKQGLAVWILRNSVRGWNGEDMTPLKDARWALARIRAEHPGVPIYLLGHSMGGLTAICAADEPNVDAVVALAPWLDDATPVSAVAGRKVLIVHGNEDRWTSPSASLRFARRAAAGATEMRYVSLRGAGHFMVRRVRLWHRLATGFLMKAFMERTGVPGSGPSASAAALDRVLPPSGEALPLVL; this is translated from the coding sequence ATGAACGACGAAGTGTCGGAGGATGCAGCAGTGAGCCAACGCCGAACTGACCACGAAGCGGTGCTGACGGTTCTGGCCCCTTCCGGTCCCACCCGCGGCGTGGCCCTGGTGCTGCACGGCGGCAAGTCGCACAGTTTCGAGCCGGTCCAGGCCCGGCATCTAAGCCCTGCGCGGATGGTGCCGTTCGCCCGCCACCTGCACACCGCCGGCCGGAAACAGGGCCTGGCGGTGTGGATCCTGCGGAACAGCGTGCGGGGCTGGAACGGCGAGGACATGACCCCGCTGAAGGATGCGCGCTGGGCGCTGGCAAGGATCCGGGCGGAGCACCCCGGCGTGCCCATCTACCTGCTGGGGCATTCGATGGGCGGACTCACCGCGATCTGCGCCGCGGACGAACCGAACGTGGACGCCGTGGTGGCTTTGGCTCCGTGGCTCGATGATGCCACTCCCGTTTCCGCGGTTGCCGGACGGAAAGTCCTGATCGTACACGGGAACGAGGACCGGTGGACGAGTCCCTCGGCCTCACTGCGGTTCGCGCGGCGCGCGGCGGCGGGGGCGACTGAGATGCGGTACGTCTCCCTCCGCGGGGCGGGGCACTTCATGGTCCGGCGGGTCCGGCTGTGGCACAGGCTGGCCACCGGGTTCCTTATGAAGGCCTTCATGGAACGGACCGGAGTTCCCGGGTCAGGGCCCTCCGCGTCCGCCGCAGCCCTGGACAGGGTGCTTCCCCCGTCCGGCGAGGCACTGCCGTTGGTCCTCTGA
- a CDS encoding deoxyguanosinetriphosphate triphosphohydrolase: protein MCPVAESRLAEARTTPQALPGYEAHDSARWVEEPPKSTYRSDFERDRARVLHSSALRRLGAKTQVVAPDTDDFVRTRLTHSLEVAQVGRELGRALGCDPDVVDTACLSHDLGHPPFGHNGESALNEMAHAIGGFEGNAQTLRLLTRLEPKVLDTEGRPAGLNLTRASLDAAAKYPWSALDAPVIHGQRTSKFGAYEDDLPIFNWIREGAPERRSCLEAQVMDLADDISYSVHDVEDAIVAGHFQLRWMDNPDHRARVVGYAKQWYLPHNDPAAIDAALARLEATDVWVREADGSRKSMAALKDMTSQLIGRFCQSALETTRAVYGPANLTRYNAELMVPDETVMEIAVMKGLATTFVMTTDHRQPIYERQREVLHALVTALNASGDRHLEPMFAADWREAPDDAARLRVVIDQVASLTDGSALAMYERLVGSLPSLW, encoded by the coding sequence ATGTGTCCGGTGGCTGAAAGCCGGCTGGCGGAAGCCCGCACCACCCCGCAGGCGCTGCCGGGCTACGAAGCCCACGATTCCGCCCGCTGGGTGGAGGAGCCGCCCAAGAGCACGTACCGTTCGGACTTCGAGCGTGACCGCGCCCGCGTGCTGCACTCCTCGGCCCTGCGCAGGCTCGGCGCCAAGACGCAGGTGGTTGCCCCGGACACCGACGACTTTGTCCGCACCCGGCTGACGCACAGCCTCGAGGTGGCCCAGGTGGGCCGGGAACTTGGCCGCGCCCTCGGCTGCGACCCCGACGTGGTGGACACCGCCTGCCTCAGCCACGACCTCGGGCACCCGCCGTTCGGGCACAACGGGGAATCGGCTCTCAACGAGATGGCCCACGCCATCGGCGGGTTCGAGGGCAACGCCCAGACATTGCGTCTGCTCACCCGGCTCGAGCCGAAGGTCCTCGACACCGAAGGCCGGCCCGCCGGCCTGAACCTCACCCGGGCCAGCCTTGACGCGGCCGCAAAATACCCGTGGTCCGCCTTGGACGCCCCCGTGATCCACGGCCAGCGGACCAGCAAGTTCGGCGCCTACGAGGACGACCTGCCCATCTTCAACTGGATCCGGGAAGGCGCCCCCGAACGGCGGTCCTGCCTCGAGGCGCAGGTCATGGACCTCGCGGACGACATCTCGTACTCGGTCCACGACGTTGAGGACGCGATCGTGGCCGGCCACTTCCAGCTGCGCTGGATGGACAACCCGGACCACCGGGCGCGCGTGGTGGGGTACGCCAAGCAGTGGTACCTGCCGCACAACGATCCCGCCGCCATCGATGCGGCCCTGGCGCGGCTGGAAGCTACCGACGTCTGGGTGCGCGAGGCGGACGGCAGCCGCAAGTCCATGGCGGCGCTGAAGGACATGACCAGCCAGCTCATTGGCCGCTTCTGCCAGAGCGCACTGGAAACCACCCGCGCCGTCTACGGTCCGGCGAACCTGACCCGGTACAACGCCGAGCTCATGGTTCCGGACGAGACCGTCATGGAGATTGCGGTGATGAAGGGCCTGGCCACCACCTTCGTGATGACCACGGACCACCGGCAGCCCATCTACGAACGCCAGCGCGAGGTGCTTCATGCCCTGGTCACGGCGCTGAACGCCTCCGGGGACCGCCACCTCGAGCCCATGTTCGCGGCGGACTGGCGGGAAGCTCCCGACGACGCCGCCCGGCTCCGCGTGGTCATTGACCAGGTGGCATCGCTGACGGACGGTTCCGCGCTGGCCATGTACGAACGGCTCGTGGGCAGCCTGCCGTCCCTGTGGTGA
- a CDS encoding glycine--tRNA ligase: MAAKSVLDQVISLSKRRGFVFQAGEIYGGSRSAWDYGPLGAELKENIKRQWWQSVVRGREDVVGLDSSVILPRQVWEASGHVEVFSDPLVECLSCHKRYRADHLEEEYEEKKGRPAENGLKDIACANCGTRGEWTEPQEFSGLLKTFLGPVASDEGLHYLRPETAQGIFVNFNNVLTTSRKKPPFGIGQIGKSFRNEITPGNFIFRTREFEQMEMEFFVEPGTDEEWHQYWMKERMSWYTDLGIREENLRFFEHPLDKLSHYSKGTTDIEYRFGFQGSEWGELEGIANRTDFDLSTHAKASGTDLSYFNQATNERFTPYVIEPAAGLTRSFMAFLIDAYTEDEAPNAKGGVDVRTVLKLDPRLAPVKAAVLPLSRNEDLSPKAKDLGTQLRKNWNIDFDDAGAIGRRYRRQDEIGTPFCITVDFDTLEDQAVTIRERDTMSQERVSLDKVEGYLATRLIGA; this comes from the coding sequence ATGGCAGCAAAATCCGTCCTCGACCAGGTCATTTCCCTTTCCAAGCGGAGAGGTTTCGTTTTCCAGGCCGGCGAGATCTACGGAGGCTCGCGTTCCGCTTGGGACTACGGACCCCTCGGTGCCGAGCTGAAGGAAAACATCAAGCGCCAGTGGTGGCAGTCCGTGGTGCGCGGCCGCGAGGACGTGGTGGGCCTGGACTCCTCAGTGATCCTGCCCCGCCAGGTATGGGAAGCCTCCGGCCACGTCGAGGTCTTCTCCGACCCCCTCGTCGAATGCCTCTCCTGCCACAAGCGCTACCGTGCGGACCACCTCGAAGAGGAATACGAGGAGAAGAAGGGCCGCCCCGCCGAGAACGGCCTTAAGGACATCGCCTGCGCCAACTGCGGAACCCGCGGCGAATGGACCGAGCCGCAGGAATTCTCCGGCCTCCTGAAGACCTTCCTGGGCCCGGTGGCCAGCGACGAGGGGCTGCACTACCTGCGCCCCGAAACCGCCCAGGGCATCTTTGTGAACTTCAACAACGTGCTCACCACTTCCCGGAAGAAGCCCCCGTTCGGCATCGGCCAGATCGGCAAGTCCTTCCGCAACGAGATCACACCCGGCAACTTCATCTTCCGCACCCGTGAGTTCGAGCAGATGGAAATGGAATTCTTCGTGGAGCCGGGCACGGACGAAGAGTGGCACCAGTACTGGATGAAGGAACGCATGTCCTGGTACACGGACCTGGGCATCCGTGAAGAGAACCTGCGCTTCTTCGAGCACCCGCTGGACAAGCTCAGCCACTACTCCAAGGGCACCACGGACATCGAGTACCGCTTCGGTTTCCAGGGCTCCGAGTGGGGCGAGCTCGAAGGCATCGCCAACCGCACCGACTTCGACCTCTCCACGCACGCCAAGGCCTCCGGCACAGACCTCAGCTACTTCAACCAGGCCACCAACGAGCGCTTCACCCCGTACGTGATTGAGCCGGCCGCCGGCCTGACCCGGTCCTTCATGGCCTTCCTCATCGACGCCTACACCGAGGACGAGGCCCCGAACGCCAAGGGCGGCGTGGACGTCCGCACCGTGCTCAAGCTTGACCCGCGGCTCGCCCCGGTCAAGGCCGCGGTGCTGCCGCTCAGCCGCAACGAGGACCTCTCCCCGAAGGCGAAGGACCTTGGCACCCAGCTCCGCAAGAACTGGAACATCGACTTCGACGACGCCGGCGCCATCGGCCGCCGCTACCGCCGCCAGGACGAGATCGGCACCCCGTTCTGCATCACCGTGGACTTCGACACGCTCGAGGACCAGGCGGTCACCATCCGTGAACGCGACACCATGAGCCAGGAACGCGTGTCCCTGGACAAGGTGGAGGGCTACCTGGCCACACGGCTGATCGGCGCCTAG
- a CDS encoding GNAT family N-acetyltransferase, with product MAIQYREWREGDDLALLEVWGDPETVQAGQFRGTLAPSGNAPWRRCIVAEDVVDGVAIPVAAGVVHEASLHPERLWVYVEVARDHRRSGIGSTLLMMLRREAEGSPSGVTRLRCKVEPGTTGAAFAEAAGLTPIQHTRLVVVEPAALKLPVFGDGSEEAASERIEDLATGSVELSDVVGRYYSSVHGWDSPGELGIGTVQRLFLDELSGAHGAIVLRAPKASAFGSGVPASRKGKIQAFAISYAQGNSDHPSDVFLGHEPELDADEAQAAVRDLLALIAYQYPVLMEVDDSMAALRAVVGPLMEAGKARRQGSETFVVSD from the coding sequence GTGGCGATCCAATACCGCGAATGGCGCGAGGGAGACGACCTCGCCCTGCTGGAGGTCTGGGGCGACCCGGAAACCGTCCAGGCGGGGCAGTTCCGCGGCACCCTCGCGCCCTCCGGCAACGCGCCGTGGCGGCGCTGCATCGTGGCCGAGGACGTCGTGGACGGCGTGGCCATCCCAGTTGCCGCCGGCGTGGTCCACGAGGCCAGCCTGCACCCGGAGCGGCTGTGGGTGTACGTCGAGGTGGCCCGGGACCACCGCCGGTCAGGCATCGGTTCCACGCTGCTCATGATGCTGCGCCGCGAGGCGGAGGGATCGCCGTCGGGCGTTACCCGGCTGCGCTGCAAGGTGGAGCCGGGCACCACTGGCGCCGCCTTCGCGGAGGCGGCGGGGCTCACCCCGATCCAGCACACCCGGCTCGTCGTCGTGGAGCCGGCAGCCCTGAAGCTGCCCGTCTTCGGTGACGGTTCCGAGGAAGCGGCGTCGGAGCGCATCGAGGACCTGGCCACCGGTTCGGTGGAGCTGTCCGACGTCGTGGGCCGGTACTATTCTTCCGTCCACGGCTGGGACAGCCCGGGCGAACTGGGCATCGGCACGGTACAGCGGCTCTTCCTGGATGAGCTCAGCGGTGCGCACGGCGCGATCGTGCTGCGCGCCCCGAAAGCCAGCGCCTTCGGGTCCGGCGTGCCGGCAAGCCGCAAAGGCAAGATCCAGGCCTTCGCGATCAGCTATGCCCAAGGCAACTCTGATCACCCCTCCGATGTGTTCCTCGGCCACGAGCCGGAGCTGGACGCCGACGAGGCCCAGGCCGCGGTCCGTGACCTCCTGGCCCTCATCGCGTACCAATACCCGGTACTCATGGAAGTGGACGATTCAATGGCAGCGCTGCGTGCCGTCGTCGGGCCCCTAATGGAAGCGGGCAAGGCCCGCCGGCAGGGCTCCGAGACGTTCGTCGTCTCCGACTGA
- a CDS encoding YibE/F family protein, giving the protein MGAGHSHGHTGHSEPTAEAMAARRKANRILAAVLVPLTLLTLAAMAALWPSGSKEGLTLANPYAAAPGVTFDTGRIQRVVTESCTPATAGDSAAQGSTAQGNTGGGSQCTFAFTEPDKGGNPVKVVINPDIAKSHGVKVGDNIRYLNLSHAQAAATGADAPAAQGSPSYIFVDFVRTMPIILLAILYAVVVVAVARWRGLRALIGLVGAYFVLGSFMLPGLVEGKPPLLLALVGSTVIMIGVLYFAHGFSARTSTALLGTIFGLGITALLAAWATDAANLAGVGSHDAATLVNISDHISISGIILCGLIISGLGVLNDVTTTQSSAVWELYELAPNTSARKLFSSAMRIGRDHIASTVYTIAFAYAGAALPILIIVMLYNRPLGEALTSAELSEEVIRTLVGSIGLVLAIPVTTLIAVLVVKATGIRSAEQPGQPSDADHRPGGRAAVTADDVEDTGALAAAAVVAGRENADAGAPPATRRGRRAAQQE; this is encoded by the coding sequence ATGGGTGCAGGTCACTCCCACGGTCATACAGGACATTCGGAGCCGACGGCGGAAGCGATGGCCGCCCGCAGGAAAGCAAACAGGATTCTGGCCGCGGTGCTGGTCCCGCTGACCCTGCTGACCCTCGCGGCCATGGCGGCGCTTTGGCCCTCCGGCAGCAAGGAAGGCCTGACCCTGGCCAACCCTTATGCCGCCGCTCCCGGCGTCACCTTCGACACCGGGCGGATCCAGCGCGTCGTCACCGAGAGCTGCACCCCGGCGACAGCCGGAGACTCGGCAGCGCAGGGCAGCACAGCCCAGGGCAATACAGGCGGCGGCTCGCAGTGCACCTTTGCGTTCACCGAGCCGGACAAGGGCGGCAACCCGGTCAAGGTGGTGATCAACCCGGACATCGCCAAGTCGCACGGGGTGAAGGTGGGAGACAACATCCGCTACCTGAACCTGTCCCACGCTCAGGCGGCCGCCACCGGCGCCGATGCCCCGGCGGCCCAAGGGTCGCCGTCGTACATCTTTGTAGACTTTGTCCGCACCATGCCAATCATCCTGCTGGCCATCCTCTACGCCGTCGTGGTGGTGGCCGTGGCGCGCTGGCGCGGGCTGCGCGCCCTGATCGGCCTCGTCGGTGCTTATTTTGTGCTGGGCAGCTTCATGCTCCCCGGCCTCGTCGAGGGCAAGCCGCCGCTCCTGCTGGCCCTCGTCGGCTCCACGGTGATCATGATCGGGGTGCTGTACTTCGCACACGGCTTCTCGGCGCGGACCTCGACGGCGTTGCTGGGCACCATTTTCGGGCTGGGCATCACCGCGCTGCTGGCGGCCTGGGCCACCGACGCGGCGAACCTCGCAGGGGTGGGAAGCCACGACGCCGCCACGCTCGTGAACATCTCGGACCACATCTCCATCTCCGGCATCATCCTGTGCGGCCTCATCATCTCCGGGCTCGGCGTGCTGAACGACGTCACCACCACGCAGTCCTCCGCGGTGTGGGAACTGTACGAACTCGCGCCCAACACGAGCGCCCGGAAGCTGTTCTCCTCGGCCATGCGGATCGGCCGCGACCACATCGCCTCCACTGTGTACACCATTGCGTTTGCCTACGCCGGCGCCGCCCTGCCCATCCTCATCATCGTGATGCTCTACAACCGTCCGCTGGGGGAGGCGCTGACCAGCGCCGAACTGTCCGAGGAGGTCATCCGCACCCTGGTCGGTTCAATCGGCCTGGTCCTGGCAATTCCGGTCACCACGCTGATCGCCGTGCTGGTGGTCAAGGCCACGGGCATCCGGTCGGCTGAACAGCCCGGGCAGCCCTCGGATGCCGATCACCGGCCGGGCGGCCGTGCCGCCGTAACGGCCGACGACGTCGAGGACACCGGCGCGCTCGCGGCCGCCGCGGTGGTGGCTGGCCGGGAAAACGCCGACGCCGGTGCGCCGCCGGCGACCCGGCGGGGACGGCGTGCCGCCCAGCAGGAGTAG
- a CDS encoding RNA-binding S4 domain-containing protein — protein sequence MSNPEIEEIPIRDTMIRLGQLLKLANLVEDGVEATELIKNGLVKVNGEIDDRRGRQLHNGDTVTVNGQTVRVSAPQA from the coding sequence ATGAGCAACCCGGAAATCGAAGAGATCCCCATCCGCGACACCATGATCCGCCTGGGCCAGCTCCTGAAGCTCGCCAACCTCGTGGAGGACGGCGTGGAGGCAACGGAGCTGATCAAGAACGGTCTGGTGAAGGTCAATGGTGAGATCGATGACCGGCGCGGCCGGCAGCTTCACAACGGGGACACGGTGACGGTGAACGGCCAGACCGTCCGGGTCAGCGCTCCCCAGGCGTAA
- a CDS encoding lysophospholipid acyltransferase family protein, whose product MPWTPAASDRFYRLLVRTGLFLRWLFRIRLIVTGQQNLPGDAARSGRKAARAVLPGRGAVVAITHFGYLDFAAAELVLWRHNRGQLRFMIHQGAADHWLAGPFISAAGQVVVRHGSGTAAYDDAVARLRAGEYLAVMPEAGVSRSFKVRECKTGAVRMAAEAGVPLIPVSVWGAHRILTRGNGLPLHRIPRAPVRVHISEPVHLAAGIDAEAETARLRRTLQAGIDAAIASFPVAARPGDWWMPADLGGGAISEAERQRLDAADLARDRRRTSRTAAGPEGNSPGM is encoded by the coding sequence ATGCCCTGGACCCCCGCCGCCAGCGACCGCTTCTACCGCCTCCTCGTCCGGACCGGCCTGTTCCTGCGGTGGCTGTTCCGGATCCGCCTGATCGTGACCGGGCAACAAAACCTGCCCGGTGATGCAGCGCGAAGTGGCCGCAAGGCGGCGAGAGCGGTGCTCCCGGGCCGGGGTGCCGTCGTCGCCATCACCCATTTCGGCTATCTGGACTTCGCCGCTGCCGAGCTGGTGTTGTGGCGGCACAACCGCGGGCAGCTGCGGTTCATGATCCACCAGGGAGCCGCGGACCACTGGCTGGCGGGTCCTTTCATCAGCGCGGCGGGCCAGGTGGTGGTGCGCCACGGTTCGGGAACTGCGGCCTACGATGATGCCGTGGCCAGGCTCCGTGCCGGCGAATACCTGGCCGTCATGCCTGAGGCCGGCGTGAGCCGCAGCTTCAAAGTCCGCGAATGCAAAACGGGGGCCGTGCGGATGGCAGCCGAGGCGGGCGTGCCGCTCATTCCGGTCTCCGTCTGGGGTGCCCACCGGATCCTGACCCGCGGCAACGGCCTTCCACTGCACCGCATCCCTCGCGCGCCAGTGCGCGTGCATATCAGCGAGCCGGTGCATCTGGCCGCTGGCATCGATGCAGAGGCTGAAACGGCGCGGCTCCGCAGGACGCTCCAGGCGGGCATCGACGCCGCCATCGCCAGCTTTCCCGTGGCGGCGCGGCCGGGCGACTGGTGGATGCCGGCGGACCTCGGCGGCGGCGCCATCTCCGAGGCGGAACGCCAAAGGCTTGATGCGGCCGATCTGGCGAGGGATCGCCGTCGTACTTCCCGAACAGCAGCGGGCCCAGAGGGGAACAGCCCAGGTATGTAG